From a single Caldalkalibacillus salinus genomic region:
- a CDS encoding DUF3221 domain-containing protein, which translates to MKKILLFVTVSVCMFATGCSVNSEDTTLGLQPSASQQNQSGEHDNQSSKTSTVDEIKDMDYQGTVISKKVSDDGQRILVADNIAPDDLKKYSAKELASKALSEDVDIAWYTIDPNTYSKLEIGQKVGIDLASNRQLDSRPPIRGAEKVIMIN; encoded by the coding sequence TTGAAAAAGATACTTTTATTTGTGACTGTAAGTGTGTGTATGTTTGCTACCGGATGTTCTGTCAACAGTGAAGACACAACACTCGGTTTACAACCATCAGCTTCTCAACAAAATCAATCCGGTGAGCATGATAACCAATCTTCAAAGACATCGACTGTGGATGAAATTAAAGATATGGATTACCAAGGAACCGTTATTTCAAAGAAAGTCTCCGACGATGGCCAACGAATATTAGTAGCTGATAACATTGCCCCTGATGATTTAAAGAAATATTCAGCGAAGGAATTAGCCTCAAAAGCGTTATCAGAAGATGTGGATATTGCTTGGTATACGATTGATCCTAATACTTATAGCAAATTAGAAATTGGTCAAAAAGTAGGGATAGACCTTGCATCTAATAGACAACTCGATAGTAGACCACCCATAAGAGGCGCTGAAAAAGTCATAATGATAAATTAA